Within Dehalococcoidia bacterium, the genomic segment TGACGACCGAGTCGCTGGTGACGGACATCCCCGAGCCGCCGGCGCCGGCCGCGCCCCCGCCGCCGGACTACTAAGCCCGGCTGGCCTCACCTCCTGCCCCCTCTCCAGTCTCTGGAGAGGGGGTTTTCCTCGGCAGAAGTTGAGATCAGCGGGACGAAGGTGGGATGGCAGAGCGCGCCTCGCGTCACTCGATTCGCCTCGTGGGCTACGACTATGCACGCGCTGGTGCGTACTTCGTTACGCTCTGCACACAGGGCCGTCTGCCGCTGTTCGGTGATGTATTCGATGGCACGATGCATTCGAGTTCGGCCGGCGAGGCCGTCGTTGGGTGCTGGCAGTGGTTGGGTGAGCAGTATCCGTACGTGTCGCCGGATGCGTTCGTGGTGATGCCGGACCATCGGCACGGCATCCTCGTGATTGCCAACCGCACTGCGATGTACGAGCCTTGCGCAGTTGGTCGCGGCGGTGCCGCGCTGGGCGGTTCACAAACCGCCCCTACCGAACGATTGGTGAATAACCAGGAACGGAAGCCGCTCGGACGATTGATTGGATCGTTCAAGACAGTTTCGACGAAGCGGGTGAACGACCTGCGTGGCGAGCCAGGCGCACAGCTCTGGCAGCGCAACTACTACGGGCACATCATTCGATCCGAACGGACGCTGAACCGTATCCGCCAGCACATCATCGAAAATCCTGCACGCTGGCACGGCGATCCCGACGGCCGCGAGGCGTTCCGCGAGGTCGGTATCAAGCCAACACTGCGGTAGGGGTCGTTCGTGAACGACCCGTTGCGGCGCAGCCGCAAGTACCAATGCGCCGGGAACGGTGACACATCAGCGGATTCAGGGTCCCACAGTGGCTGTCGTACTGGGTGAGGAAGTCGAGATCCTCGCGCCCGCGAGCGCGGAGGGCGGTTCACGAAGCGCCCCTACCGGGTGGTGGTGATCGTTGCAGGGCTAGCGCCTAAGCGGCCGCCCGTTGTAGCATCCGCTTCGGCCAGGACTGAGCCCCGTCGCGGGCGGCCTGGACCGGCGTTTGCTTGACGAAAGGACGATGCGCCGTGGACCTCGGTCTCTCCGAAGAACAGGAAATGCTTAAGAACTTCGCCCGCGACTTCCTGGAGAAGGAAGTGCCGGAGAAGTATGTGCGCGACATGGAGGAGGACGAGAAGGGCTATGGTCCCGAAGTCTGGTCCAAGATGGCCGAGCAGGGCTGGCAGGGCCTGATCATCCCCGAGGAGAACGGCGGCACCGGCCTCGGCTTCCTCGACCTGATCGTGCTGCTCGAAGAGTTCGGCCGCGCGCTGGTGCCCGGGCCGTTCATCCCCACCACGCTGGCCGCCATCGCTTTGCTTGAGGGTGGCAGCGCCGAGCAGAAGAAGCAGTACCTGCCGCGCATCGCCTCCGGTGAGGCGATCGGCACGCTCGCCATCACCGAGCCGTCGGCCCGCTGGGACGCCGAGGGCATCCAGCTCAAGGCCGAAAAAGGCGCCGGCGGCTACACGCTGAACGGCACCAAGCTCTTCATCCCCGATGCGCACGTGGCCGACCTGCTGGTGGTGGCCGCCCGCACCGGCGGCAAGGGCGAGGACGGCGTCTCGCTGTTCGTCGTCGACGCCAAGAGTCCCGGCATCTCCACCGAGGTGCTGAAGACGATCGCCAGCGACAAGCAGTGCGAGGTCAAGTTCGAGAACGTGCAGGTGCCCGCCGCCAACCTGCTCGGCGCCGAGGGCAAGGGCTGGGAGACGCTGCAGAAGATCGTGCTCAAGGCGACGGTGATGGAGTGCGCCTACCTCGTCGGCCTGGCGCAGATGGATTTCGAGATCAGCGTCAACTACGCCAAGGAGCGCGTGCAGTTCGGCCGGCCGATCGGCTCCTTCCAGGCGATCCAGCACAAGTGCGCCGACATGGTGACCGATGTGGACGGCGCCCGCTTCATCATGTACCGCGCCGCCTGGAGCGTGGCCGAGGGCGAGCCCGACGCGGCGCTCAACGTACACATGGCGAAGGCGTGGTGCAGCGAGGCGACGCGGCGTGTCGTCGCCCACGGCCAGCAGATCCACGGCGGCATCGGCTTCACCAAGGACTACAAGATCCAGCTCTTCTTCCGCCGCCAGAAGCGCAGCGAGCTGATGTGGGGCGACGCCGACTTCCACCGCGAGAAGGTCGCCGACGCGCTGGCCCTGTAGGTTACAGGTGACTGGTTACCGGTGACAGTGGGAGGGGCCGCTCGCACGGATGCGAGCGGCCCGCCGTTTGTCCCCGCTGCGGGCAGCGGCAATGCGCGCCCGCACTCGCTTCCTGTACCCTGTCACCGGTAACCTGTAATCTCAAGCGGAGCGGCCATGCCCGACGACTGCCTCTTCTGCCGCATGGCCAGCGGCGCGCTGGACGTGCCGAAGGTCTACGAGGACGAGCGGCTCTTTGTGATCCGCGACATCAACCCGCGGGCGCCGATCCACGACCTGGTCATTCCGCGGAAGCACATCCCCACCGCCGAGGACGTGAGCGCTGAGGACGGCCCGCTGCTTGCATACATGCTGCAAACGGCGACACGCGTGGCCGAGATCGAGCACGTCGCCGAGCGCGGCTACCGGCTCGCCTTCAACGTGCGCGGCGATTCGGGCATGACGATCTGGCATCTGCACCTGCACCTCGTCGGCGGCCGCAAACTCGGCCCGGAGGGCTGATCGCGCGCCTGGCAAGCTCAGCCGTGCGGGTTTTCACCGAATTTTCCCGGCATTACGTCGCGCAGCCGTTGACCGCGTACCAGCGACGGCGGGTACGCTGATACAACATGTCCCGCGACATACCAGCACTGCACGAAGGGAGAGCCGATGCTCCGCTCGAAGCCCCTGGTCTTTGCCGCGCTGGCGATGACGCTGGCGCTCGCCGGCTGCGGCAGCAGCAGTAAAAACAACAACAGCAAGAACGAGAAGGGCCTGTTCACCCAGACCGCGGCCACGCAGGCCGCGCCCGTCGCCGCGACGACGGTGGCCGCGCCGAGCGCCGCCAGCGCCACGAGGGCCCCGGCCGCGGCGACCGCGGCCGGCGGCGCAACCTCGCCCACCAAAGCGGCAACGGTCGCCGGCGTCGTGACACCACCGTCGGCAGCCGCGGGCAGCGACGTCTGCGGCACCAGCGTTTCCGGCTCCCCCGGCCAGACGGACGCGAACCTGCAGTCGCAGCTCGCCAAGGTCGCGCTCACCGACAAGGATCTGCCGTCGGGGTACACGAGCCTCTCGGGACTGGTGGGAAACACTGCGAACGACCTGAGCTTCGGCAATCAGACCGCCTCGTATTCTGACCTTTTCGTCAAGGGGAATCTCACGAGCCTGGGCTCCGCGAATCCGTTCGCGGGCGGCGTCGTGATCGAATCGCTCAACGGCTTTAAGGACAGCGCCGCGGCCGGCGCAACGCTGAAGGACCTGCGCTTGCAGGCGCTGAGACAAGACTGCTCGCCCGATACCAAAGTCGAGCAGGTTTCGGGCGCGCCGAAGCTCGGCGACGAGACGCTGGCCTACAAGATCAGCAGCACCGACAGCCAGCAGCCGTATTCCGGCTACCTGATCGTCTGGCGTCGCGGCAAGGTCGATGCCGTCGTCGGGCAGATCAGCAACCCCGGCCCCAAGAACATAGACGAGACCGCGGCGCTGGCGCAGAAGCTCGACGCGAAGATGAAGGCCGCGGGCCTGTAGGCCGGAGCCGGGCGGGATCGCGCTCATCGCCGGCGCCGGCTGCAGGCAACGGCGCGAACCGAGGCTGCCCCGGCGTGCGCCGCGCGACATGCGCGGCTGGATGGAAATATCTCGCAGTCGATCCGTATCCTGTGTGCGCACGAGCCGTGCCGGGCGTTGGGCCGGCGTGAACGGTTCGCCCGAAAGGACAGATAATGCTCGACCTTTCCCGGACGCAGAAGCTGGCCGTGCCGCTGGCCGCGCTGGCGCTGCTGGCGGCCTGCTCCAGCAGCAACAACAAGAACAAGGCGAACAACGCCGCCGCCAACGCGCCCGTGGCCACGACCGTCGCTGCCGCGGCCAGCGCCACCACCGCGGCAACGACCGCCGCGGCGAGTGCTACCGCGGCGCGCACGGCTACGGCCGCGCCGACGGTTGCCGCTGCCGGCAGCAGCACGCCGGCCGGCAGCTCGGTGACCAACGGCCGCAGCCCCACGCCGGCCGCCGAAGCACTGGCCGGCAGTTGCAGCGGACCCGCCGCCGGGGGCGCCGCGGCCGCGGCCGGCACGCCGGCAGCCGGAGCCTCCGCCGACGAGAAGCTGCTGCGCGACGCCGCGCTCACGCTGGCCGAGCTGCCGAAGGGATATGCGGTCGACACCGCGGAGTCTTCTCCGCCCTCTGACCCCGACATGACGGCCAACTTTGAAACGACCTTCACCTGCATCGGCCAGGGCGGCACGGGCCTCAACATTCAGGCCGTTGTCGATGGCCTCTTCGCCTTCAAGGACGCCGCAACCACCGCGGCCGGCTTCAAAGAGCTGCCCGCGCAGATCACGCAGTCGGCGGGGGAGGATTTCCAACTGAAGCCGGTGCCCAACGCCCCGAAGATCGGCGATGAGGCGATCGCCTACCAGGTCAGCGGCTCGACCCAGGGCATCACCCTGGGCGGCTATGCGGTGATCTGGCGGCACGGCCGGTTCGGCGCCTCCGTCATCCAGGTCGGGGCGCCCGCAAGCGGCACGATCGACGACGTGGCCGCGCTGGCGCAGAAGCAGGACGCCAAGCTGCAGAGTAACGCCCGCTGAGCGCGGTACCTGCCAATGACAAACGAGCGCGGCCGCCCGCAAGCGGCCGCGCTCGACGTTTCTGATGTTCACGCCGGACCGGCGTGTCCGCTCAGAACGGAATGCCCCAGATCGCGTACCAGTGGTCCGTCGCCTTCTCGATCGGCAGCTCCTTCGCCATCACGGCGGACAGGCGCAGCTCTTCGCCGTTGTCGCGCTCGTGGTTGCCCTGCGGCACCATCGGGTAGAAGGCGCCGCGCTTGTAGTTGTAGATCCAGTACACCGGGTGCGAGGCCGTGTCGAAGCGGAAGACGGCGGCGAGCAACTGGTCGCCGAAGCCGTTGTCGGTCAGCGTGATACTGACCATGTGCTGGGCGGCGACGAGCTGCTCAAAGCTGTCGTGCTGGAGGATGATCCAGCGGAAGCCGTAGCTGTCGGTCTCCGTGCTGAAGCGCAGGTTGTCGTCCTTGCCGCTCTGGTCGAGGATGCCCTGCACTTCCTGCTCGGCCTGCTCGAAATAGGACGACTCCACCGGCTTGAAGACGATGCCCGCCCGTTTCGCCGGCGTTTGCTGCAGGCTGGTGCTGAGCGTCACCTCCGCCGTGGTCATGGCGAACAGCGCCTCGCTCTTCGACTTCACGGGCTTTGTGCGCCCGAACAGCACTTCCAGCAGTCCCACCGCGTGCCCGCCTTCAAGCGAAAAACCGCCGGCCCCTCCCCGCCGCGCAAGCCTGGCGGGAAGGGGCCGTCTGGTCAAACCCGATACCCTGCGCTCGATCGCTCATACGCTACCGCGCCCCGTACAGCTCGCGCTGGATCTTCTGCAACTGCGCGATGCGCCGCTCCAGCGACGGGTGCGTGGAGAACAGCTCGCCGAACGAAGCGCCGCCCGTCAGCGCCGGCACGATGAAGAAGGCGTTCAGCGTCTGCTTCGAGCGCAGGTCGTCGTTGGGGATGCGCGCCATGCCGGTGCTGATCTTCATCAGCGCCGACTCAAGGTGCGCCGGGGCGCCGGTGATGATCGCCGAGCCGCGGTCCGCCGCCAGCTCGCGGTAGCGCGAGAGGGCGCGGATCAGGAAGAAGCTGATCACCCAGACGAGGATCGACGCGAAGTAGACGAGCATGAAGGCGCTGGCGCCGTTGTCGCGGTCGCGCCCGCGCCGGCCGCCGCCCGCCAGCCCCAGCCAGAAGCCCCACTGCATGATGAACGAGGCCACGGTGGCGAAGAAGCTGGCAAAGGTGATCACGGCCACGTCACGGTTCTTGACGTGCGTCAGCTCGTGACCGAGCACGG encodes:
- a CDS encoding transposase, with the translated sequence MAERASRHSIRLVGYDYARAGAYFVTLCTQGRLPLFGDVFDGTMHSSSAGEAVVGCWQWLGEQYPYVSPDAFVVMPDHRHGILVIANRTAMYEPCAVGRGGAALGGSQTAPTERLVNNQERKPLGRLIGSFKTVSTKRVNDLRGEPGAQLWQRNYYGHIIRSERTLNRIRQHIIENPARWHGDPDGREAFREVGIKPTLR
- a CDS encoding acyl-CoA dehydrogenase, coding for MDLGLSEEQEMLKNFARDFLEKEVPEKYVRDMEEDEKGYGPEVWSKMAEQGWQGLIIPEENGGTGLGFLDLIVLLEEFGRALVPGPFIPTTLAAIALLEGGSAEQKKQYLPRIASGEAIGTLAITEPSARWDAEGIQLKAEKGAGGYTLNGTKLFIPDAHVADLLVVAARTGGKGEDGVSLFVVDAKSPGISTEVLKTIASDKQCEVKFENVQVPAANLLGAEGKGWETLQKIVLKATVMECAYLVGLAQMDFEISVNYAKERVQFGRPIGSFQAIQHKCADMVTDVDGARFIMYRAAWSVAEGEPDAALNVHMAKAWCSEATRRVVAHGQQIHGGIGFTKDYKIQLFFRRQKRSELMWGDADFHREKVADALAL
- a CDS encoding HIT domain-containing protein produces the protein MPDDCLFCRMASGALDVPKVYEDERLFVIRDINPRAPIHDLVIPRKHIPTAEDVSAEDGPLLAYMLQTATRVAEIEHVAERGYRLAFNVRGDSGMTIWHLHLHLVGGRKLGPEG
- the htpX gene encoding zinc metalloprotease HtpX — encoded protein: MRRRMPGPDGGLITRMVIVGFLLAAVYLFFMGVLFAAHVPWVLILVLAGGGLLVQYFLSDKLALLSMGGHEVTPAQAPELHGMVERLAQQMDLPKPRVAIADTDMPNAFATGRNPKHAVVCCTTGILRRLNTEEMEAVLGHELTHVKNRDVAVITFASFFATVASFIMQWGFWLGLAGGGRRGRDRDNGASAFMLVYFASILVWVISFFLIRALSRYRELAADRGSAIITGAPAHLESALMKISTGMARIPNDDLRSKQTLNAFFIVPALTGGASFGELFSTHPSLERRIAQLQKIQRELYGAR